A genome region from Cervus elaphus chromosome 18, mCerEla1.1, whole genome shotgun sequence includes the following:
- the LOC122674915 gene encoding olfactory receptor 140-like has product MDVLRPPNNVAEFVLLGLTQNPHLQKILFIVFLFIFLFTVVANLLIVITISFSPTLSAPMYFFLTYLAFIDASFTSVTTPKITIDLLYQRTTISWGGCLTQLFLVHFLGGTEVIVLIVMAYDRYVAICKPLHYTAVMRQGLCRLLVVVSWIGGILHATVQILFMVNLTFCGPSVIDHFMCDFFSLLEIACGNTYKIGIIVAANSGAMCLLIFSLLLISYIVILSSLKSHGSEGRRKALSTCGAHFTVVVLYFVPCIFSYTRPVTTYSVDKLVTVFFAILTPMLNPIIYTVRNIEVKNAMSSLLKRNVT; this is encoded by the coding sequence ATGGATGTCCTCAGGCCTCCCAACAACGTGGCTGAATTTGTTCTCTTGGGACTCACACAGAATCCACACTTGCAGAAAATACTCttcattgtctttttgtttattttcctatttactgTGGTGGCCAACCTCCTCATTGTCATCACCATCTCCTTCAGCCCCACACTTTCTGctcccatgtacttctttctAACTTATTTGGCCTTCATAGACGCTTCCTTCACTTCCGTCACCACTCCCAAAATAACCATTGACCTGCTGTACCAAAGGACAACCATCTCCTGGGGTGGCTGTCTGACTCAGCTTTTTTTGGTACACTTTCTTGGAGGAACAGAGGTCATCGTCCTCATtgtcatggcctatgaccgctacgtggccatctgcaagcctctGCACTACACGGCCGTCATGCGACAGGGGCTCTGCCGGCTCCTGGTGGTGGTGTCCTGGATCGGggggatcctgcatgccactgtGCAGATTCTTTTCATGGTCAACTTGACCTTCTGCGGCCCCAGTGTAATTGATCACTTCATGTGTGATTTCTTCTCACTTTTGGAAATTGCCTGTGGCAACACCTACAAGATCGGAATTATAGTGGCAGCCAACAGTGGGGCCATGTGCTTGCTCATTTTTTCCCTGCTCCTCATCTCCTACATAGTCATCCTGAGCTCCCTGAAATCCCATGGCTCTGAAGGACGACGCAAAGCCCTTTCTACATGTGGTGCTCACTTTACAGTAGTGGTACTCTACTTTGTCCCTTGTATATTCAGCTACACACGACCTGTGACCACTTACTCTGTGGACAAGTTGGTAACTGTGTTCTTTGCAATCCTCACTCCCATGTTAAATCCTATAATTTACACAGTGAGAAATATagaagtgaaaaatgccatgagTAGTTTGTTGAAGAGGAATGTAACATAG